The following proteins are co-located in the Aeromicrobium phoceense genome:
- a CDS encoding DUF2243 domain-containing protein has protein sequence MNDDIRTSRPAAPGRSVWGGVLIGLGLVAAIDEIVLHQLLRWHHFYDKSTTAAGLVSDGLLHAGSVVAMVAGFFVLVDQRRGRTLRPGAAWAGLLLGMGAFQLWDGLVNHKLLGLHQIRYGVEILPYAPPWRAIAVLLLAAGGLLLWRRRSRPRR, from the coding sequence GTGAACGACGACATCCGCACGTCCCGGCCCGCCGCACCCGGGCGCTCCGTCTGGGGCGGTGTGCTCATCGGGCTGGGTCTGGTGGCGGCGATCGACGAGATCGTCCTGCACCAGCTGCTGCGCTGGCACCACTTCTACGACAAGTCGACGACGGCCGCGGGGCTCGTGTCCGACGGCCTGCTGCATGCCGGCTCGGTCGTGGCGATGGTGGCCGGCTTCTTCGTGCTGGTGGACCAGCGGCGCGGCCGCACCCTGCGGCCGGGAGCGGCGTGGGCCGGGCTGCTGCTCGGGATGGGCGCCTTCCAGCTGTGGGACGGGTTGGTCAACCACAAGCTGCTCGGGCTGCACCAGATCCGCTACGGCGTCGAGATCCTCCCGTACGCCCCCCCCTGGCGGGCGATCGCCGTGCTGCTGCTGGCCGCCGGTGGCCTGCTGCTGTGGCGCCGGCGGTCGAGGCCGCGTCGGTGA
- a CDS encoding DUF4383 domain-containing protein, with translation MATRSSMTATPMQTAAAVVGGVFLLVGILGFIPGITTDYDTMQFAGHESEAMLLGIFQVSILHNIVHLLFGVAGLALARAWNTARLYLIGGGVIYGVLWLYGLLIDKQHQANFVPLNTADDWLHLVLAVGMIALGLLLGRNVGRPDTDGRGVGRGDAGRNRGRGPKL, from the coding sequence ATGGCCACGCGATCGTCCATGACAGCGACCCCGATGCAGACCGCCGCCGCGGTGGTCGGTGGGGTCTTCCTGCTGGTCGGCATCCTCGGTTTCATCCCGGGCATCACGACCGACTACGACACGATGCAGTTCGCCGGGCACGAGTCCGAGGCGATGCTGCTCGGCATCTTCCAGGTGTCGATCCTGCACAACATCGTGCACCTGCTCTTCGGCGTCGCCGGCCTCGCGCTGGCCCGCGCGTGGAACACCGCACGGCTCTACCTGATCGGTGGCGGCGTCATCTACGGCGTCCTGTGGTTGTACGGCCTGCTCATCGACAAGCAGCACCAGGCGAACTTCGTGCCGCTCAACACGGCCGACGACTGGCTGCACCTCGTGCTCGCGGTCGGCATGATCGCGCTCGGCCTGCTGCTCGGCCGCAACGTCGGTCGTCCCGACACCGACGGCCGTGGCGTGGGTCGCGGGGACGCGGGCCGCAACCGCGGTCGGGGCCCGAAGCTCTGA
- a CDS encoding DUF2231 domain-containing protein — protein sequence MVGSKQSAPLAVRVTQRIEGARVLDPAVRALGPAAGRLIGTEGRRRLLQGDWLGHAIHPLLTDLPLGFWTSASVLDLVGGDEARPAARRLVGLGVLSAIPTAITGWAEWGGISRRPERRVGVVHAVANVAAVVAYTASWRARRRGQHAKGRNLALAGAAVAAGGGYLGAHLNEVREVATKHPAFE from the coding sequence ATGGTCGGCTCGAAGCAGTCCGCACCGCTCGCGGTCCGGGTGACCCAGCGGATCGAGGGTGCCCGTGTGCTCGACCCCGCCGTCCGGGCGCTCGGCCCGGCGGCGGGGCGGCTCATCGGCACCGAGGGGCGCCGTCGCCTGCTCCAGGGCGACTGGCTCGGTCACGCGATCCATCCGCTGCTGACTGACCTGCCGCTGGGCTTCTGGACGTCGGCGTCGGTCCTGGACCTCGTCGGCGGAGACGAGGCGCGTCCGGCCGCGCGACGGCTGGTGGGCCTCGGCGTCCTGTCCGCGATCCCCACGGCGATCACCGGGTGGGCCGAGTGGGGCGGGATTTCGCGCCGGCCCGAGCGGCGGGTGGGCGTGGTCCATGCGGTGGCGAACGTCGCCGCCGTGGTGGCCTACACGGCGTCCTGGCGTGCCCGACGCCGCGGGCAGCACGCGAAGGGCCGGAACCTCGCGCTCGCCGGAGCGGCGGTCGCGGCCGGGGGCGGGTACCTCGGCGCCCACCTGAACGAGGTGCGCGAGGTCGCCACCAAGCACCCGGCGTTCGAGTGA
- a CDS encoding DUF488 family protein gives MTGAAAPRLLTIGHGTSDRADLTRRLHDAGIEVLVDVRRFPGSRRNPDVSRVALADWLPGEGVAYVWEERLGGRRRVPAEAGDADAWWRVEAFRAYAAHTRTPEFDAGLRDALARAESAVTAVMCSEFVWWRCHRRLVSDAAMLVHGVPVHHVMPDGRVQAHEPSEGARRSGTGLAYPRAPEAVEPLRG, from the coding sequence GTGACCGGGGCGGCCGCGCCGCGGCTGCTGACGATCGGCCACGGCACGTCGGACCGGGCCGACCTCACGCGACGGCTCCACGACGCCGGCATCGAGGTGCTGGTGGACGTGCGGCGCTTCCCCGGCAGTCGGCGCAACCCCGACGTCTCCCGTGTCGCGCTCGCGGACTGGCTGCCCGGGGAGGGAGTCGCGTACGTCTGGGAGGAGCGGCTCGGCGGCCGCCGCCGCGTGCCTGCGGAGGCTGGTGACGCCGATGCGTGGTGGCGCGTCGAGGCGTTCCGCGCCTACGCCGCGCACACGCGTACGCCGGAGTTCGACGCGGGCCTGCGCGACGCGCTCGCCCGTGCCGAGAGCGCCGTCACGGCCGTCATGTGCTCGGAGTTCGTGTGGTGGCGGTGCCACCGCCGGCTGGTCTCCGACGCCGCGATGCTCGTCCACGGCGTGCCCGTCCACCACGTCATGCCGGACGGCCGGGTCCAGGCCCACGAGCCGAGCGAGGGCGCGCGGCGCAGCGGCACGGGTCTCGCATACCCGAGGGCTCCGGAGGCGGTGGAACCCCTTCGGGGCTAG
- a CDS encoding DUF421 domain-containing protein, whose amino-acid sequence MNIVLSAAVVFLLIWIVMRVVGKRELSELSAFDFVILVVMGDLVAEAVIAEDTSITGAVVAVSTFALLTVVVSWISWRLPSRRKVFEGVPVLLIRDGELIEETLRIERLNTADVLAAARQEGIERLDDVKWAVLEQDGKFSFFVETSDR is encoded by the coding sequence GTGAACATCGTCCTGAGTGCCGCGGTCGTCTTCCTACTGATCTGGATCGTGATGCGGGTCGTCGGCAAGCGCGAGCTGAGCGAGCTGTCCGCGTTCGACTTCGTGATCCTCGTCGTGATGGGCGATCTCGTCGCGGAGGCCGTGATCGCCGAGGACACCTCGATCACGGGTGCCGTCGTGGCGGTCTCGACCTTCGCGCTGCTGACCGTCGTCGTCTCGTGGATCTCGTGGCGGCTGCCGTCGAGACGGAAGGTCTTCGAGGGTGTGCCCGTGCTGCTGATCCGCGACGGCGAGCTCATCGAGGAGACCCTGCGGATCGAGCGGCTCAACACCGCCGACGTGCTGGCGGCCGCCCGCCAGGAGGGCATCGAGCGCCTCGACGACGTGAAGTGGGCCGTGCTGGAGCAGGACGGCAAGTTCTCGTTCTTCGTCGAGACCTCCGACCGCTGA
- a CDS encoding alcohol dehydrogenase catalytic domain-containing protein — MKAVTWQGKRDVRVETVPDPTIQDDTDAIIEVTTTGLCGSDLHLYEVLGPFMTPGDILGHEPMGRVVAVGSGITNLEVGDRVVVPFQIACGSCWMCTRDLQTQCEVTQNRDTGMGASLFGYSSLYGAVPGGQAELLRVPHADYGPIKIESDLDDEHFVYLSDVLPTAFQALEYSAVGEGDTLLVIGLGPIGDMAARLALHRGARVIGADLVPERLARTAARGAETYDVTKVDVAEVVREATGGRGADGVIDAVGMEAHGSPVAQAGQTAVGFLPDFLARKAMTTVAVDRLGALHLAIDAVRRGGIISLSGVYAGTIDPIPMQTLFDKQVQLHMGQANVRRWVNQVKPLAEDSSDPLGLADFATHRVPLDEAPAAYKNFQDKTDSTIKVLFKP; from the coding sequence ATGAAGGCTGTGACCTGGCAGGGCAAGCGCGACGTGCGAGTCGAGACGGTGCCGGATCCGACGATCCAGGACGACACCGACGCGATCATCGAGGTGACCACCACCGGCCTGTGCGGCTCCGACCTGCACCTGTACGAGGTGCTCGGACCGTTCATGACGCCCGGCGACATCCTCGGTCACGAGCCGATGGGCCGGGTCGTCGCCGTCGGCAGCGGCATCACGAACCTCGAGGTGGGCGACCGCGTCGTCGTGCCGTTCCAGATCGCGTGCGGATCGTGCTGGATGTGCACCCGCGACCTGCAGACCCAGTGCGAGGTCACGCAGAACCGCGACACCGGGATGGGCGCGTCGCTGTTCGGCTACTCCAGCCTCTACGGCGCGGTGCCCGGCGGTCAGGCCGAGCTGCTGCGCGTCCCGCACGCCGACTACGGGCCGATCAAGATCGAGTCCGACCTCGACGACGAGCACTTCGTGTACCTCTCGGACGTGCTGCCGACGGCGTTCCAGGCGCTCGAGTACTCGGCCGTGGGGGAGGGCGACACGCTGCTCGTGATCGGCCTCGGTCCCATCGGCGACATGGCCGCGCGTCTCGCGCTGCACCGCGGCGCACGCGTCATCGGCGCCGACCTCGTGCCCGAGCGGCTCGCCCGCACGGCCGCCCGGGGTGCCGAGACGTACGACGTGACGAAGGTCGACGTGGCCGAGGTCGTGCGTGAGGCCACCGGAGGACGTGGCGCCGACGGCGTGATCGACGCCGTGGGCATGGAGGCGCACGGCTCGCCCGTGGCGCAGGCCGGCCAGACCGCCGTCGGCTTCCTGCCCGACTTCCTCGCGCGCAAGGCGATGACCACCGTGGCCGTCGACCGGCTCGGTGCGCTGCACCTCGCGATCGACGCCGTGCGCCGGGGCGGAATCATCTCGCTGAGCGGCGTCTACGCCGGCACGATCGACCCGATCCCGATGCAGACGCTGTTCGACAAGCAGGTCCAGCTGCACATGGGCCAGGCGAACGTGCGGCGCTGGGTGAACCAGGTGAAGCCGCTGGCCGAGGACTCCTCGGATCCGCTCGGCCTGGCCGACTTCGCCACCCATCGCGTCCCGCTCGACGAGGCGCCGGCGGCCTACAAGAACTTCCAGGACAAGACCGACTCGACGATCAAGGTGCTCTTCAAGCCCTGA
- a CDS encoding VOC family protein encodes MTCSVTQWTIDAHDIELMADFWSEALGYHIETDDNGEGTCHLLPPAAAPRGAPTVWIQHAGDPKTTKNRAHPDLRVNHGEVDAEVDRLVSLGASHADVGQSPDDPFVVLRDPEGNEFCVLR; translated from the coding sequence ATGACGTGCTCCGTCACCCAGTGGACGATCGACGCCCACGACATCGAGCTGATGGCCGACTTCTGGTCCGAGGCGCTGGGCTACCACATCGAGACCGACGACAACGGCGAGGGGACGTGCCACCTGCTGCCCCCGGCCGCGGCCCCGCGCGGAGCCCCGACCGTGTGGATCCAGCACGCCGGTGACCCGAAGACCACGAAGAACCGCGCCCACCCCGACCTGCGCGTCAACCACGGCGAGGTGGACGCCGAGGTCGACCGCCTCGTCTCCCTCGGGGCCAGCCACGCCGACGTGGGCCAGTCCCCCGACGACCCCTTCGTCGTGCTGCGCGACCCCGAGGGCAACGAGTTCTGCGTCCTGCGGTGA
- a CDS encoding glutamate--cysteine ligase has protein sequence MGIEEELFVVDDRGHVVPESEAVVRAHRRLGPDEQLDHELFLQQIELQTGPHEDPDGLREDLVAQRSSAVAAARAVGLNAVAVPVDVLGGSEPRPTPESRYARMMARYGEIGRNGMTCGMHVHVEVADEDAIHVVDALRPWTPLLTALSANAPFFHGRDTHHASWRGHLWDTWPTAGPVETFGDLETYRAVVAQLIESGAALDEHMLYLDARIAERFPTVEVRVADACTDVEDALLVAEVTRGLVTTLAKEPTEPAPWRLETLKAARWRARHDGLGGTLFDPVTRAFVPAEQALDSLVKTIGASLDEAGTRDRVTDGIHRLLTRGTGADRQRAVAGDSLDLAAVMADLIRRTDPHHEEEAS, from the coding sequence GTGGGCATCGAGGAGGAGCTGTTCGTCGTCGACGACCGGGGGCACGTCGTTCCCGAGTCCGAGGCGGTGGTCCGGGCACACCGCCGACTCGGTCCGGACGAGCAGCTCGACCATGAGCTGTTCCTCCAGCAGATCGAGCTGCAGACGGGCCCGCACGAGGACCCCGACGGGCTCCGGGAGGACCTCGTCGCCCAGCGCTCGTCGGCGGTCGCGGCCGCCAGGGCCGTGGGACTGAACGCCGTCGCGGTGCCGGTGGACGTGCTCGGCGGCAGCGAGCCGCGCCCCACGCCCGAGTCGCGCTACGCCCGGATGATGGCCCGCTACGGGGAGATCGGCCGCAACGGCATGACGTGCGGCATGCACGTCCACGTGGAGGTCGCGGACGAGGACGCGATCCACGTCGTCGACGCGCTCCGGCCCTGGACGCCCCTGCTGACCGCGCTCTCGGCGAACGCCCCGTTCTTCCACGGCCGCGACACGCACCACGCCAGCTGGCGCGGGCACCTGTGGGACACGTGGCCCACCGCCGGACCGGTCGAGACCTTCGGCGACCTCGAGACCTACCGTGCGGTCGTGGCGCAGCTGATCGAGTCGGGGGCCGCCCTCGACGAGCACATGCTCTACCTCGACGCGCGCATCGCCGAGCGGTTCCCGACCGTGGAGGTGCGCGTGGCCGACGCGTGCACCGACGTGGAGGACGCGCTGCTCGTCGCGGAGGTGACACGCGGCCTCGTCACGACCCTGGCCAAGGAGCCGACGGAGCCGGCGCCGTGGCGCCTCGAGACGCTGAAGGCGGCCCGCTGGCGCGCACGCCACGACGGCCTCGGCGGCACTCTCTTCGACCCCGTCACGCGCGCGTTCGTCCCGGCCGAGCAGGCCCTCGACTCCCTCGTGAAGACCATCGGGGCCTCCCTCGACGAGGCCGGCACCCGCGACCGGGTCACCGACGGGATCCACCGGCTCCTCACCCGGGGCACCGGCGCCGACCGCCAGCGCGCCGTGGCCGGTGACTCCCTCGACCTCGCGGCCGTGATGGCCGACCTGATCCGCCGCACCGACCCCCACCACGAGGAGGAAGCGTCATGA
- a CDS encoding carboxymuconolactone decarboxylase family protein translates to MSHDHPTESAHGEAVLHELAPQHRRLYRAIPDVYRGYGELSKAAFADGELDRAAKELIALAIGVAEGCDGCIATHSQAAAGAGATRQQAAEAIGVAIAMRGGPGTVHGARAYEAFCEFADAVEAQDGAV, encoded by the coding sequence ATGAGCCACGACCACCCCACGGAATCCGCTCACGGGGAGGCCGTCCTGCACGAGCTCGCTCCCCAGCACCGTCGGCTGTACCGCGCCATCCCCGACGTCTACCGCGGGTACGGCGAGCTCTCGAAGGCGGCCTTCGCCGACGGCGAGCTCGATCGTGCGGCCAAGGAGCTCATCGCCCTGGCGATCGGCGTGGCCGAGGGCTGCGACGGGTGCATCGCCACGCACAGCCAGGCCGCGGCCGGGGCTGGCGCCACCCGCCAGCAGGCCGCCGAGGCCATCGGCGTGGCGATCGCCATGCGCGGAGGTCCGGGGACCGTCCACGGGGCCCGCGCCTACGAGGCGTTCTGCGAGTTCGCGGACGCGGTCGAGGCGCAGGACGGCGCCGTGTGA
- a CDS encoding catalase, translating into MDPSKAAKNIKDAVETTAEKALDKAAELATPDIPGRPGPHPTSFDEPTEPREPLPPKGDQSAPDTRSATGAHSGAPEDVRTQQGAFLTTSQGARLRDSDHSLKAGPRGPILMQDHHFREKITHFDHERIPERVVHARGAGAHGIFEGYGTAADVTHAAFLQEGVTTPVFTRFSTVLGSRGSADTVRDTRGFATKFYIEEGTFDLVANNIPVFFIQDGIKFPDVIHAGKPHPDREIPQAQSAHDTFWDFVSLHTEAQHHTIWNMSDRGIPRSYRMMEGFGVHTFRMVNAEGGTSLVKFHWKPKLGVHSLTWEEAQFINGIDPDFHRRDLADAIEAGAFPEWELGIQVFEDNPEQEFAGIDLLDPTKIVPEELAPVQPIGRLTLNANPTNFFAETEQVAFHPGHLPPGIDVTDDPLLQARLFSYIDTQITRLGGPNFSQIPVNRPHAPVNDMFRDGFHQHAVHAGVAPYKPNSLDGGCPFFAGADDRAFEDTPVKVTESTKVRANPATFDDHFSQVRLFWASMSPVEKEHIIRAYSFELGKCYEDAIKARQLQHLANIDPVLCQEVATALGMPAPEPTVELTPETPSPALSQVGGTWPADGRMIGIVVDPDGELGGVEALRAAIFSAGAVPLVVGPHGGKVGPLTVQRTFATGRSVEFDALLLAGHPKPAPDAVPSRDAKSGAPAGPTLDPRVQLMLDEMWRHAKVIGAWGDGVAALEAAGYTGGLPGVVTGDEAGPVFAEVQDLMASHRVWERFPVTVA; encoded by the coding sequence ATGGACCCCAGCAAGGCTGCGAAGAACATCAAGGATGCCGTCGAGACCACGGCCGAGAAGGCGCTGGACAAGGCCGCCGAGCTCGCGACGCCCGACATCCCCGGTCGCCCCGGCCCCCACCCCACCAGCTTCGACGAGCCCACCGAGCCGCGCGAGCCGCTGCCGCCCAAGGGCGACCAGAGCGCCCCGGACACCCGGTCGGCCACCGGCGCCCACTCCGGTGCTCCCGAGGACGTGCGCACCCAGCAGGGTGCCTTCCTGACCACGTCGCAGGGCGCGCGACTGCGCGACAGCGACCACTCGCTCAAGGCCGGCCCGCGTGGCCCGATCCTCATGCAGGACCACCACTTCCGCGAGAAGATCACGCACTTTGACCACGAGCGCATCCCCGAGCGAGTCGTCCATGCCCGCGGCGCGGGCGCCCACGGCATCTTCGAGGGCTACGGCACCGCGGCCGACGTCACCCACGCGGCCTTCCTCCAGGAGGGCGTCACGACGCCGGTGTTCACACGCTTCTCGACGGTGCTGGGCTCGCGAGGCTCGGCCGACACCGTCCGCGACACCCGAGGGTTCGCCACGAAGTTCTACATCGAGGAGGGCACGTTCGACCTCGTCGCGAACAACATCCCGGTCTTCTTCATCCAGGACGGCATCAAGTTCCCCGACGTCATCCACGCCGGCAAGCCGCACCCGGATCGTGAGATCCCGCAGGCCCAGAGCGCGCACGACACCTTCTGGGACTTCGTCTCGCTGCACACCGAGGCGCAGCACCACACGATCTGGAACATGTCCGATCGCGGCATCCCGCGCTCCTACCGGATGATGGAGGGCTTCGGCGTCCACACGTTCCGGATGGTCAACGCCGAGGGCGGCACCTCGCTGGTGAAGTTCCACTGGAAGCCGAAGCTGGGCGTGCACTCCCTCACGTGGGAGGAGGCCCAGTTCATCAACGGCATCGACCCGGACTTCCACCGCCGCGACCTCGCCGACGCGATCGAGGCCGGCGCCTTCCCCGAGTGGGAGCTGGGGATCCAAGTGTTCGAGGACAACCCCGAGCAGGAGTTCGCCGGCATCGACCTGCTCGACCCGACGAAGATCGTCCCCGAGGAGCTCGCGCCCGTGCAGCCGATCGGCCGGCTGACGTTGAACGCGAACCCGACGAACTTCTTCGCCGAGACCGAGCAGGTCGCGTTCCACCCCGGCCACCTGCCGCCGGGCATCGACGTGACCGACGACCCGCTGCTGCAGGCGCGCCTGTTCTCGTACATCGACACGCAGATCACGCGCCTCGGCGGACCGAACTTCTCGCAGATCCCGGTCAACCGGCCGCACGCGCCGGTGAACGACATGTTCCGCGACGGCTTCCACCAGCACGCGGTCCACGCCGGCGTCGCCCCGTACAAGCCGAACTCGCTCGACGGCGGCTGCCCGTTCTTCGCCGGGGCCGACGACCGCGCGTTCGAGGACACGCCCGTGAAGGTCACCGAGTCGACGAAGGTGCGCGCCAACCCGGCCACGTTCGACGACCACTTCAGCCAGGTGCGGCTGTTCTGGGCGAGCATGAGCCCGGTCGAGAAGGAGCACATCATCCGTGCCTACTCGTTCGAGCTGGGCAAGTGCTACGAGGACGCGATCAAGGCCCGCCAGCTGCAGCACCTGGCCAACATCGACCCGGTGCTGTGCCAGGAGGTCGCCACGGCGCTCGGCATGCCGGCCCCCGAGCCGACGGTCGAGCTGACGCCGGAGACGCCCAGTCCCGCCCTCTCGCAGGTGGGCGGCACGTGGCCGGCCGACGGCCGGATGATCGGCATCGTGGTCGATCCCGACGGTGAGCTCGGTGGTGTCGAGGCGCTGCGCGCGGCGATCTTCTCCGCCGGTGCCGTCCCGCTCGTGGTCGGTCCGCACGGTGGCAAGGTCGGCCCGCTCACGGTGCAGCGCACCTTCGCGACCGGCCGCTCGGTCGAGTTCGACGCGCTGCTGCTCGCGGGTCACCCGAAGCCGGCACCCGATGCCGTGCCGTCGCGCGACGCCAAGTCGGGCGCGCCCGCCGGTCCCACGCTGGATCCGCGGGTGCAGCTGATGCTCGACGAGATGTGGCGTCACGCGAAGGTGATCGGCGCCTGGGGCGACGGCGTGGCCGCGCTCGAGGCGGCGGGCTACACGGGCGGACTCCCCGGCGTGGTGACCGGCGACGAGGCCGGTCCCGTGTTCGCCGAGGTGCAGGACCTCATGGCCTCCCACCGCGTGTGGGAGCGCTTCCCCGTGACCGTCGCGTGA
- a CDS encoding glycosyltransferase encodes MSTRFTAPTRPSDDRPGAGRARTAAEPLRIASVPSTHVYVRHLRPPEGPSPFVHLPDPDPDHPSRSTTSKWWPPVMLRPEWAATAEFDVFHVQFGFDACSPQDLERLVEVLRERGKPLVLTAHDLRNPHHPTRELHDQQLGVLLTAADAVVTLTKGAAAEIRRRWGREALVIPHPHVVELDTMARLRREREQRRTDEFRVGVHIKSLRESMDPFPVLRVLDETLAELPGAVLQVNGHHDVLDADGARREPVLAAWLEEKAAAGRIDLRVHDFLPDAQLWEYLASLDVAVLPYRFGTHSGWLEACRDLGTTVVAPSCGYYADQGPVLSYGFDESHFDADSLREAIRFAHAARPDHGADVEERRAQRREVTLAHARLYRELLT; translated from the coding sequence TTGAGTACCCGGTTCACCGCGCCCACCCGGCCCTCGGACGACCGTCCGGGGGCCGGGCGGGCGCGCACCGCAGCCGAGCCGCTGCGGATCGCGTCCGTCCCCTCGACCCACGTCTACGTGCGGCACCTGCGCCCGCCGGAGGGGCCGAGCCCGTTCGTGCACCTGCCCGATCCCGATCCCGACCACCCGTCGCGGTCGACCACGAGCAAGTGGTGGCCGCCGGTCATGCTGCGTCCCGAGTGGGCCGCGACCGCCGAGTTCGACGTGTTCCACGTCCAGTTCGGCTTCGACGCCTGCTCGCCGCAGGACCTGGAGCGGCTCGTGGAGGTGCTGCGGGAGCGAGGCAAGCCGCTCGTGTTGACCGCCCACGACCTGCGCAACCCCCATCACCCGACGCGGGAGCTGCACGACCAGCAGCTGGGCGTCCTCCTCACGGCGGCCGACGCGGTCGTGACCCTCACCAAGGGTGCGGCCGCCGAGATCCGGCGGCGGTGGGGCCGTGAGGCGCTCGTGATCCCACACCCGCACGTCGTCGAGCTGGACACGATGGCGCGGCTGCGGCGCGAGCGCGAGCAGCGGCGGACGGACGAGTTCCGCGTGGGCGTCCACATCAAGAGCCTGCGCGAGAGCATGGATCCGTTCCCGGTGCTGCGGGTGCTCGACGAGACGCTCGCCGAGCTGCCCGGCGCGGTGCTGCAGGTCAACGGACACCACGACGTGCTCGATGCCGACGGAGCCCGGCGCGAGCCGGTGCTGGCGGCGTGGCTGGAGGAGAAAGCCGCCGCCGGTCGCATCGACCTGCGCGTGCACGACTTCCTGCCCGACGCCCAGCTGTGGGAGTACCTCGCGAGCCTCGACGTGGCGGTGCTGCCCTACCGGTTCGGCACGCACTCCGGCTGGCTCGAGGCGTGCCGCGACCTCGGGACCACCGTGGTGGCCCCGAGCTGCGGGTACTACGCCGACCAGGGCCCGGTGCTCAGCTACGGCTTCGACGAGTCGCACTTCGACGCGGACTCGCTGCGGGAGGCGATCCGCTTCGCGCACGCCGCCCGGCCCGACCACGGTGCGGACGTCGAGGAGCGCCGCGCCCAGCGGCGCGAGGTCACGCTCGCGCACGCCCGCCTGTACCGGGAGCTGCTGACGTGA